CCGGTCCAGCTGGGCCTCCGGCAGCCGGTAGGTGCCGGCCTGCTCGATCGGGTTCTGGGTGGCGATCACCATGAACGGGCCGCTCAACCGGTGGGTGATCCCGTCGGCCGTGACCTGTCCCTCCTCCATCACCTCGAGCAGGGCGGACTGCGTCTTCGGGCTCGCCCGGTTGATCTCATCGGCGAGCACGATGTTGGCGAACACCGGCCCCCGGTGGAATTCGAAGGTGGCCGTGCGCTGGTCGAAGATACTCACCCCGGTGATGTCGCCGGGCAGGAGGTCGGGGGTGAACTGCACCCGGCTGCTGGTGCCGCGCACGCTCTGCGCCACGGCGCGCGCCAGCGAGGTCTTCCCGGTGCCCGGCACGTCCTCCAGCAGCAGGTGACCACCGCTGAACAAGGTGGTGAACGCGAGCCGGATCACGTGCTGCTTGCCCAGCACGACGTCCTCGACGCCGCGCACGAGCCTGTCGAAGAGGGTGGCGAACTGGGTGGCCTCCTCGTCGGTCATCAGGTCGGCGCCGCCGGGCAGCGCGGACGGGCGTCCCTGGTTCACACGATCGGGGGTCAGAGTCATGGTGTGATCGCTTTCGTCGGGATCGGTCGGGTGTGGTCGAAGGAGTGGCCGTCCACGGTGACGGTGAGCACCACTGCCCCGGTGGCCGGAAGCGGGGCGGGCAGCGTGCAGGTCGTGCTGCTCTCGGCGGCCGTCGCCGTCGAACCGGCGACGGCGCAGGCGAAACCGGCCGGCAGGGCGCCGTTGTCGGGCGCTCCGGTCCAGGAGAACCGGCCCGCCGCCGCGTCGTAGTCCAGCCCGGTGACGGTGAAGCTCACGGATGCCTCCGGCGCGGTCGTCGCGGCGGACCACGGCCCACAGCTGCCCCACACCGTGCACGCACGCAACTGGAACGACACGGCGGAGCCGAACGGGAGGCCGAGCAGTTCCCGGGGCCAGGCGTTGGGCGTCGTGATGGTCTGCACCGAGCCACCGCCGTCGCCGGCGCGGAGGTCGTAATGGTCGACCCCCGCCGACGGGCCCACCGAGGTGAGGTGGTAGTCCCACACGTCGTCCTTCTGCTCCATACCGCCGCGCACATCGTCGATCGCGGCGGGGGCCGGCCGCACGAGCACGGTTGCCACCGCGGTCGCGGCGCAGCCGGCCCGGTTGTAGCCCCACACCACGAACGAATAGGTGCCGTTGTCGGCCAGCAGCCCGTCGAACACGGCGCTGCGCGCCCCGGCCGGCAGGCTCTTCTGCTCCAGCACGGTGCCGCCGGCGCGTGGGGCGGTCACGGTGCCGGGGGCCGGGGCTCCGACCGAGCAGGCCTGCGCGCCCGTGGGTACGGCGTCGCCGCTGATGCGCTGCACGAAGTACCCGGCGATGGCGTCGCCGCGGTCGGCGAAACCGTCCCAGACCACGGTCACGGCGCCCGTGCTGTCGGCGGCGGTGGCGGTGATGCCGCCCGCCTGCGCTGGACCGTACGGCTGCCCGGCGGCGGCGCTGCTGTTCCAGCTGGACAGCGCCGGGTAAGCGTCGTTCCGGGCGCTGACGGTGTACTCGACGCTGGCTCCGTTCTGCAGGCCACCCACTGTGAGGGAGCACCGGGTGTTGTCGCAGAGCGCGCCGGCCGCGCTCACCTCGGGCTGGATCGCGCCGGCGACGCTCACCTGGTAGCCGCGGATGCCGGTGCCCCCGCCTGTCGGCGCGACCACGTTCCAGCCGAGCAGCAGGCCGCCGTCCAGGGGCGCCGCAGTGAGCCCGGTCGGCGCGGCCGGGATCACGTCGGACCACACCGTCTGGGCCAGCGTTGTGGCGGACGAGTCGCCGATGCTGTTGCGGGCGGTGACGCCGACCCGCACGGCGTTGGCCTGGCCGTTGCCCGGGGTGCTCAGCGTGCAGGAGGTCGAGGCGCAGGAGGTGGCACCGAGGTTTCGGCCGGTGGCGGCGTCGACGGTGCTCAGCTGGTAGCCCGTGATGGGGGCGTTGTTCGCGGCGCCGGGGTTGAAGGCCACCGTGATCCTGCCGTCGCCGAAGCCCGTGGCGCGGAGCCCCGTGACGGGCTCTGGCACGTCCTGCACGGAGATCCGCACCAGACCCCAGGTGTAGCGGTCGGGGTCGCCGGTGGCGTCGGCCACCTGGTATCGCAGGGTGGTGTCGGTGGGCAGGGCCTCGCCGGACACCCGCACGGTGAGCCGGCTGTTGTCGGCGCTCGGGCTGATCGACACCCCGGCCGGCAGAGCGGCGGAATTCAGGCCCTGCACCGCGACGACCCGCAGCGGCACGGCGGGGAAGGGGTTCGCAGCGCCGTCGTTGGCGAGCACGTCGATGACGGTGCCGCGCCCGCGCGGCGCGATCGCCGCATCGGTCACGGGCACGGCCAGGGGCCGGGTCGACGCCACGACGCCGAGCACGATCCGGCCGGCCTTGCCCGTCGCCAGGGCGTCGCGCACCCCGATGGTGACCGAGCTGCTGCTGCCCTTGCCGGTGCCCTCGAGGGCTCGCACGGTGAGCAGGCTGCCGGCCAGCGAGTAGTCGAAACCGGTGGGCTGCGGGTCGAGCACGGTGAAGGCGAGCTCGTCCCGGTCGTCCGGGTAGGGGTAGGAGGTGAGCCGGGCCAGGTCGATGACCTTCTCCTGGCCGGGTTCGAAGTCGATCAGGGCGCCGTCGAAGGAGGGCGGTTGGTTCTCCCGCGGGGTCACCGTGATGGGCAGCACGATCGTGGCGGTGCGGCCGGCCGGGTCGGTGGGGGTGGCGCCGTCGGTCACCTCGAAGGAGATCGAGGCCGGGCCGAAGTACTGGTCGGCGCTGGTGAAGCTGAGGGTGCGGGGGCCGGTGGTGAGGTCGGCGCCGTTCGCGTGGGTGGCGCGCACGGTGTTGCGGTCGGTGAGCTGCACGGGCGCATCCCCCACGGCGACGACGTAGTCGTTGATGTCGATGCTCAGCGTCGCCTCGCTGGCCACGACGAGCTTGGCCGCGCCGGCGCGCAGCTGCGGGAGGGCGTCATCGGTGCCGGGCACCCAGACGAACGCGTAGGACACGATCCCGGGGTCCTGCGGGTGGGTGGCGCTGAACGGGATGATCTGGCTGGTCTGTGCCACCGTGACCCGGATGCGCTGGGTGTCGGTGACGCTCGCCGCTCCGGCCCCCGCATTGCCGGGCAGCACCGCCAGGGTCAGCGAGCGCGCAGGACCCTCCGCGAAGAACACCCGGGCCAGCACGTCGACGTCCACGGTGGCACGGCCGAGCACCTCCGACAGGCTGAGCCTCGTGTCGGCGGCCTCCGGGTAGGCGCGTGGGGCATTCGCGGCCACGACGACGGTGAGGAACGCCGAGCTTGAGCCGCCGCGGTCGTTCTGGATCTCGTAGACGAAACCGAACCGGCCCTCGATCGTCGGGGCCTTCACCACGATGAGGTCGCCGTCGACGGTCGCGGTGCCGGCCGCGGTGTCTCCGGTGCCGGTCCCGTCGACGCCCGCGATCGTCAGCGCGCCGCCGTAGGGGTCGGAGTCGTTGCCGAGCACCCGCACGGAGACCCGGGAGCCGGGCCGCACCGTGACCTCGTCGGGTACGGCCACCGGGTTGCGGGCGCCGTCCGGGCGTGGGCTGATGCCCACCCGCACGGTTCCGACGGCGCGGGCGCCGAGGGCGTCGATGACGGCGTAGGTGAAGGTGTCGGTTCCGGCCGAGTACTCCCCGGCGCGGTAGCTGAGCGAGTCAGCGTCGGAGGAGATGACGGCACCCTTCTCCGGGTTGGTCTCCTGGCCGAGCAGCTGCACGGAGTCGCCGTCCGGGTCGATGCCGGTGCGCGGGATGGGGATGCGCACCGTGTCGCCGGCGAGAACCCTGGCGGTCACCGTGGTGGGCCGCGGCGGGTTGTTGCTGGCGAGGTCGGTTTCACGGACGGAGATGCGCACCTCGGCGTTGGCGAACTGGCCGTCCGGCGCGTTCACCCGGTAGACCGCGGTGAAGTTGCCCGCGGTCAGCGGCGCCAGGTAGCGCAGCACCCGGCCGGACGCGAAGAGCAGCCCGGCGCCATCGGGCAGCGGGGTGGTCAGTGCGGGGTCGAGGGTGAGGTCATCGCCATCCGGATGCGTGTCGTTGGCGAGCACCGGGATGTCGACGGTGTCGCCCACCCGCACCGAGACGGTGTCCGGGGTCGCCACGGGCGGCTGCCGGGTGGCGGCCGCCGGAATCTCGATCACCGTGACCGTGCCGGTGGCTTCCGCCAGGCCGTTGCTCACCGTGTAGTCGAAGCCCGTCGTGCCGGAGGGCAACGGCCGGGTCAGGGTGACGCGCAGCAGGTGTTGGTCGAGGATCTCGACGGTCAGACCGCTGACTGCCGGCTGGTTGCTGCTCCCGGTGACCAGGAGCACTCCCCCGGCCGGGTCGATGTCGGTCGCCAGCACGTCGATCACGGTGGGCTGCTGGGCGCGGAGGAAGGCCGTGTGCGGCACCGTGATGGGCCGCCCAGGACTGTCCGGCGCGGGGGCCACATCCACCCGGATGATGCCGGTGGCCGTGGCCACCCCGTCGGTCACGGCGTAGTCGAGGTAGTGCACCCCCACCGTGTCGCTGTGGAAACGGAAGGTGCCGCCGGCGAAGTCGGCGGTGATGGTGACGTCGGGCCGGGCCGGCACGGCACCGAGCCGCAAGGGTCCCGCCCCGCCGCGGGCATGCTCGAGCGGGGACACCGTCACCTCGGTTCCCGCGGTGGCGCGCACGGCGAAGCCGTCGGCGACGAGCGGAACCGTGCCGGCGGGGCGAACGGTCACGTCGAGGGTGCCCGTGCCGGTGAGACTGCCGTCGGACACGGTCAGGCCGACCTGCGCCCCGCTGCCCCCGTCGCCCCCGTCGGTGAACACCACGAGTCCCTGCGGGGTGGCGGTGGCGGTGTCCGGGGCGATGGCGGTGGCGGCGGTGAGATAGAAAGGATCGCCGTCCGGGTCGACCCAGTCGCCGAGCACCTGGCTTTCGACCCGGCCGCCGGCCTCGACCGTTGCGCGGGTCGGGCGTTGCTGCTGCGGCGGCGAGTTCTCGTCGGGGCCGTGCACCGTCACGGTCACCCGGGCGGAGTCGCTGCCACCGCGTCCGTCGCTGATCGTGTAGTCGACGGTGAGGACGCCGGTTGCTTCGGCCGTGAGGGTGAGCTGGAGTTGCTGGTTGGCGGCGACGAGGTCCACCCGGCCCTGGCTCGCCGGTGGTTGGCTGACGGTGTCGATCACGAGCACGTCGTTGTTGGGGTCGTAGTCGTTCAGCAGCACCGGAAGGGTGACGGTGCGGCCCGGGCGGGCGCCGAACTCGTCGTCGACGGCCACGGGAGGCGCCTGGGTGTCCTCGTACTCCGGCGGGCTGTCGTCGGCGGCTGACGTCACGACCTGCCGGTCGGAGACCGGGTCGATCAGGTCGTCCCAGTTGTCGATGACGGTGTTGCCGTCCTGGACGTTCCAGGTGGTGCCGTTGCGGGAGTCGTTCAGCAGCAGCCGGCTGCCGTTCTGCCGGTAGTCCAGGCGCGCGTCGCCGCTGAGTCCGGCGAGGGTGGCCGTGCTGCCGGCCGGGGACCCGATGCCGCAGGCCTGCCAGGCTGTGCCGTCGGCCCAGGCCGCATAGGCGCACCGCCCGGAGACGGCGGGTCGGGCCGGGGTGCCCGCCGCGGCGCCGCCGGCGAGGAGTTCCGTGGCCGCCCCGCCGCCCACCGGCACGGCGAGGAGGCCCGCGCTGTGGGCGATGAGCACCCGGTCGCCGCCGGCGGCCGCGTCCTGCAGCCGGGACTCGGCATCCGCGCCGAGGTGTTCGGAGAGGTCGATGGCGCCGCTGGGCAGCAGCAGGGTACCCGTCGTCGTGTTGAGCAGGGCCCAGCTGCCGTTCACCTGGCTGAGCTGGTAGGCGTCGTCGGGGTCGCCCGCGGTGAGCGTGGTCGTCTCGGCCACGGCGTCGGCGTGGCCGGGGTCGATGCGCACGAGGGTCTGCGTGGAGGGAGTGAACGCGAACAGCTCACCGGAGGGCGCGAGGCTGAACAGGGTGCCGCCGCCGAGCGTGAGAGCGGGTGCCGCCGTGCCGTCGAAGTCCGCCAGCGTGTCGGGTGTGGTGGTCCACAGGTCGCCGTCGGACCAGATCGCGGCGAGGTCGCCGGCCAGCTGCACCTCGGGGGTACCCGGCGGCAGGGCCACGCTGTCGGCCAGGGTCGCCGTGGCGGGGTCGAGGATGCCGAGGGTGCCGGTGCCGCCGTCCACGACGAGGACGGTGCCGCCGCTCTGCACCACAGTGCTGGTGCCGGACTCGACAGGCACCACGGTGTTCAGCTCGGCGATCTCGGTGTTGACCCGTCCCACGAGCTGCCGGGTCTCGCTGGCCACCCAGACCGCGGCGTCGCCGAGGTCGACCTTCTGGGCGGAATAGCCGCCGGAGACCACGGCCAGGGTCGCGACGAGGGCGGTCACGACGGCGCCGCCCGTGACGGTCGCCGCGAGCGACCGGTGGCCGGCGAGCCAGGCGCGCATCATCGATCGAACGCGCCGGGGTCGACGCATTTCTCGGTGCTGGCGGCCCCGGTGCGGCCGTCCCGATTGACGCTCACGGTGACGCAGACCGGTTCGGTCTGGCCGGCGGCGGTTTGGGTCTGGTCGGTCTGCACGGTGTCGGTCTGCACGGTGAACTCGGTGCCGCGCTGCAGGCTGGTCTCGCCGGTGCCCAGGCGCACCAGGTAGCTGTCGTCCGGCAGGGTGCCTGGGTCGGCCCAGCTGAACACCACGGTGCCGGCCGAGCTGCTGCCGGCCACGTCGCTCACCCGGGGGATCCCGGTCGTGCCGGTGCTCGCCGCCGGCGGGGTGAGCAACGGGGCGATGAGCAGGACCCCGGCGATCACTCCGGTCGCGAGCAGTCCGCTCGTGATGCCCGCGACGATCAGTCGCCGTGGCCGCCTGGGCACGACTGCCACTGCAGCAGGGGCCGGGCGGGGGCCGGGCTCGCGGCGCCGGCGCCGCTCGGGACGGGCGGCCACGCCCACGAGGGCGGTGATGCGGGTCTGGTCGACCGCATCGCCGGCCACGTGCGCCTCCCACTCGGCGCTGGCGAGCTCGAGCGGGGTCTGCGGGAGCCCGAGCTCGGCCTCCACGGCTTGCAGTTCCCGGGCGAATTCGAGCGCGCTCGCCGGCCGCCGTTCGCTTCGTTTGGACAGTGCCCTGGCCAGCAGCAGCTCGAGGCGCGGGGGAACATCCGCCCGCCCGATGGCCGGCAGCGCCGCCTTGCCGATGCGTGAGATCAGCTGGGCGGGGCTGTTCTGGTCGCCGGGTAGCTCGAACGGTGACCGGCCGGCCAGCAGGGTGTACAGGGTCGCGCCCAACGACCAGACCTCCGCGGCGACCGAACCGGCACAGTCCTCGAGCAGCACCTCGGGAGCCGACCAGGGGATCGAGAGGCCCACCTGGTCGGCGGCCTCCACCTCGCCCAGCGTCGCCGCGATGCCGAAGTCGGCCAGCACCGGATGCCCGTACGCGGTGATCAGGATGTTCGACGGTTTGATGTCGCGGTGCAGCACGCCGGCCCGGTGGGCGGTTTCCACGGCGCTGGATATCGTCACGCCGATGCGGAGCAGTTCGGACACGGGCAGCCGGCCGGAGCGGTACCGTTCGTCGAGGGCGCTGGAGCAGTACTCCATCACCAGGTAGGGGCGGCCGTCTGCCGACACCCCGGCCTGGAAGACCGTGAGCACGGACGGATGCGCGGACAGCTGCGCCATCAGGTTCGCCTCGGCCTGGAACAGGCGCTGCACCGGGTCGCTCACGACCTCGGCGAGGAGCACCTTCACGGCAACCTGGCGGCGCGGCAGGTTCTGTTCGTACAGGAACACATCGGCGAATCCGCCGGAACCCAGCAGACGCAGATAGGAGAATCCCGGCAGGGCCGGGGGCGTCGACGGCAGTCGTCCTGCCATGGCGCCTCCCGTGATTCGTGTCGGCCGGTCGCTCGCGCGCCGGATTGCCTGCCGGTTACGGTGTGTCGGGCGTCGTCACGGGTAAACGACGACCCGGGTCAATTCTAGGGCCGTGGGCATTCAGGCTCCCGGAGCGTCGTCGGTGATGTCGTCCACGGCCAGCACGTCGAGCACGATCGCGGTCACGTTGTCGCGGCCGCCGTTCTCGAGCGCGGCGGTCACGAGAGCCGCCACGGCGTCGTCGGCGTTCGGGTTCGACATCAGGAAGTGCCGGATGCCGTATGCCGTGAGTTCCTTGGTGAGGCCGTCGGAGCAGACCAGGATGCGCAGGCCCTCGTGCAGCGGGAGGATCCGGTAGTCCGGCACGGGGGGTTCGTGGAAGCCGACGGCGCGGGTGATCACGTTGCCGTGCGGATGCACATCCGCTTCTTCGCGGGTGATCCGGCCGGCGTCTACGAGTTCCTGCACCACGGAGTGGTCGATGGTCACCTGTTCAAGCACCCCTGAGGTGAGCTGGTAGACCCGGGAGTCGCCGATATTGAAGGCGATGAGTTGCGCGGCATCCGAGACGATGGCCAGGGCCACGCCGGTGACGGTGGTTCCGGTGCCGAGGTCGGTGACGCCCTCACCGGCCTTCATGTCGTCCACGGCCAGGGCGAGGGCCTGGTTGAGCGACTCCGCCGTGGTGGTGGGGGTACCGCCGAGTTCGGCGAGCCGGGTGACCACGGCTTTGCTGGCGACATCGCCGGCCGAGTGGCCGCCCATGCCGTCGGCGACCGCGAACACGGGCCACGCCGTCACCAGGCTGTCTTCATTGACCTCGCGGCGGTGACCGACGTCGGTGAGCGCGGACCACGCCAGGGTGACTGATTTCTTCACCGCGGGGAGCGCGATCGTGTGGCTGGGAGAGCCTTGACCTATCTGGGTCACGGGTGGTGCCTTCCGAATGCGAACGTGCGGCTAGTCAACGAGAGACGCTCAACCCGCTGGCAGTATCTCGATCAGGTTACCTTCCCCGATGTCCACCGTCGTACCGGGCAGCACCGTGAGGGAGGCTCCGGAGCGGAGTCTCTGGGTGCGGCCGCGGGCGAATCGTACGAGAGTGCCGTTGGTGGAGCCGAGATCGGTGAGCACCACGGCGGTGCCTGCCTGACGGATTTCCAAGTGGCTGGCCGACACGAGAGCGTTCGGCGAGTCCACCGTCACCAGCTCGAGCACCTCTCCGGCCAGGATGCGGCGGGTGCGTGGGCTCCGCCCGATCCGGTACACCCGGTCGAGCCTGGCCTCGCGGCCGGTGGCCAGGCGGATGCCGCAGGGTCCCGTCGGCGCGGCAGCCGGATCGGCGCTGCTGTCGACGGTTCGGTCGGCGGTTGGGCCGACGGTTGGGTCGTGCGTCTCCGCCTCGTCGCCGGTGCCGGTGAGGGGGGCGGCGGCCCGTCGTTCGTCGGGGTCGCCGGTGCGCGTGAGGAGCACGGTGTCGTCCACGATCCTCCGGGGGCGCAAGACGGTGTCCGCCGCCCCGGCGCCGCGGCCGGCGACCGACCAGAACAGCGTGTCGCCGGCGTCGATGCCCTCGCCGAGCACCCGTCCGGCGCCGAGCTGGTGTGACCGGGCGACCGCGGCCAGTGGCGAGCCGATCACGAGCCCGGTCACGGCCTGGAACTCCGCCAACAGCCACGGCCGGATGTTGCGATCGGTGAACCGGCGCGACCCGCCGATGGAGAAGACGTCGACGGCGATGGCGCCGCGCACCAGGGCGTGCACGGGGATGCCGTCGTGCGGCGGCCCGTCGGGTGCCGGCGTGCTCTCCGGCCGCACACCGGGCACGATCACCGCGAACGAGTCCACGTCGTCCGGGCTGCCGAGCGGGATCAGGGCCACCAGGTCCTCGATCGGCACAATTGTCTGGGCGGCCAGACCGTGCAGGGCGGCGACGACAGGGGTGGGCGTGCCGACGGGCAGCACCACCAGGAATCCGCGGCCGACCACGAAGGTCCACTCGGCACTCTCCCCCGGCGCCGTCTGTCCCCCGACCCGTCC
This is a stretch of genomic DNA from Cryobacterium soli. It encodes these proteins:
- a CDS encoding AAA family ATPase — protein: MTDEEATQFATLFDRLVRGVEDVVLGKQHVIRLAFTTLFSGGHLLLEDVPGTGKTSLARAVAQSVRGTSSRVQFTPDLLPGDITGVSIFDQRTATFEFHRGPVFANIVLADEINRASPKTQSALLEVMEEGQVTADGITHRLSGPFMVIATQNPIEQAGTYRLPEAQLDRFLMKTSIGYPDHAATVRILEGAGRAAGDAQVAPVLSAESVVEVAALARTVFVDATINDYVSRLVDATRSSPEVRLGASVRGALALVRTAKTYAASQGRHYVLPDDVKALAEPVLAHRMLLDAEAEFDGVTASSVIGRILVETPPPRSAEERRADAL
- a CDS encoding Ig-like domain-containing protein → MMRAWLAGHRSLAATVTGGAVVTALVATLAVVSGGYSAQKVDLGDAAVWVASETRQLVGRVNTEIAELNTVVPVESGTSTVVQSGGTVLVVDGGTGTLGILDPATATLADSVALPPGTPEVQLAGDLAAIWSDGDLWTTTPDTLADFDGTAAPALTLGGGTLFSLAPSGELFAFTPSTQTLVRIDPGHADAVAETTTLTAGDPDDAYQLSQVNGSWALLNTTTGTLLLPSGAIDLSEHLGADAESRLQDAAAGGDRVLIAHSAGLLAVPVGGGAATELLAGGAAAGTPARPAVSGRCAYAAWADGTAWQACGIGSPAGSTATLAGLSGDARLDYRQNGSRLLLNDSRNGTTWNVQDGNTVIDNWDDLIDPVSDRQVVTSAADDSPPEYEDTQAPPVAVDDEFGARPGRTVTLPVLLNDYDPNNDVLVIDTVSQPPASQGRVDLVAANQQLQLTLTAEATGVLTVDYTISDGRGGSDSARVTVTVHGPDENSPPQQQRPTRATVEAGGRVESQVLGDWVDPDGDPFYLTAATAIAPDTATATPQGLVVFTDGGDGGSGAQVGLTVSDGSLTGTGTLDVTVRPAGTVPLVADGFAVRATAGTEVTVSPLEHARGGAGPLRLGAVPARPDVTITADFAGGTFRFHSDTVGVHYLDYAVTDGVATATGIIRVDVAPAPDSPGRPITVPHTAFLRAQQPTVIDVLATDIDPAGGVLLVTGSSNQPAVSGLTVEILDQHLLRVTLTRPLPSGTTGFDYTVSNGLAEATGTVTVIEIPAAATRQPPVATPDTVSVRVGDTVDIPVLANDTHPDGDDLTLDPALTTPLPDGAGLLFASGRVLRYLAPLTAGNFTAVYRVNAPDGQFANAEVRISVRETDLASNNPPRPTTVTARVLAGDTVRIPIPRTGIDPDGDSVQLLGQETNPEKGAVISSDADSLSYRAGEYSAGTDTFTYAVIDALGARAVGTVRVGISPRPDGARNPVAVPDEVTVRPGSRVSVRVLGNDSDPYGGALTIAGVDGTGTGDTAAGTATVDGDLIVVKAPTIEGRFGFVYEIQNDRGGSSSAFLTVVVAANAPRAYPEAADTRLSLSEVLGRATVDVDVLARVFFAEGPARSLTLAVLPGNAGAGAASVTDTQRIRVTVAQTSQIIPFSATHPQDPGIVSYAFVWVPGTDDALPQLRAGAAKLVVASEATLSIDINDYVVAVGDAPVQLTDRNTVRATHANGADLTTGPRTLSFTSADQYFGPASISFEVTDGATPTDPAGRTATIVLPITVTPRENQPPSFDGALIDFEPGQEKVIDLARLTSYPYPDDRDELAFTVLDPQPTGFDYSLAGSLLTVRALEGTGKGSSSSVTIGVRDALATGKAGRIVLGVVASTRPLAVPVTDAAIAPRGRGTVIDVLANDGAANPFPAVPLRVVAVQGLNSAALPAGVSISPSADNSRLTVRVSGEALPTDTTLRYQVADATGDPDRYTWGLVRISVQDVPEPVTGLRATGFGDGRITVAFNPGAANNAPITGYQLSTVDAATGRNLGATSCASTSCTLSTPGNGQANAVRVGVTARNSIGDSSATTLAQTVWSDVIPAAPTGLTAAPLDGGLLLGWNVVAPTGGGTGIRGYQVSVAGAIQPEVSAAGALCDNTRCSLTVGGLQNGASVEYTVSARNDAYPALSSWNSSAAAGQPYGPAQAGGITATAADSTGAVTVVWDGFADRGDAIAGYFVQRISGDAVPTGAQACSVGAPAPGTVTAPRAGGTVLEQKSLPAGARSAVFDGLLADNGTYSFVVWGYNRAGCAATAVATVLVRPAPAAIDDVRGGMEQKDDVWDYHLTSVGPSAGVDHYDLRAGDGGGSVQTITTPNAWPRELLGLPFGSAVSFQLRACTVWGSCGPWSAATTAPEASVSFTVTGLDYDAAAGRFSWTGAPDNGALPAGFACAVAGSTATAAESSTTCTLPAPLPATGAVVLTVTVDGHSFDHTRPIPTKAITP
- a CDS encoding serine/threonine-protein kinase produces the protein MAGRLPSTPPALPGFSYLRLLGSGGFADVFLYEQNLPRRQVAVKVLLAEVVSDPVQRLFQAEANLMAQLSAHPSVLTVFQAGVSADGRPYLVMEYCSSALDERYRSGRLPVSELLRIGVTISSAVETAHRAGVLHRDIKPSNILITAYGHPVLADFGIAATLGEVEAADQVGLSIPWSAPEVLLEDCAGSVAAEVWSLGATLYTLLAGRSPFELPGDQNSPAQLISRIGKAALPAIGRADVPPRLELLLARALSKRSERRPASALEFARELQAVEAELGLPQTPLELASAEWEAHVAGDAVDQTRITALVGVAARPERRRRREPGPRPAPAAVAVVPRRPRRLIVAGITSGLLATGVIAGVLLIAPLLTPPAASTGTTGIPRVSDVAGSSSAGTVVFSWADPGTLPDDSYLVRLGTGETSLQRGTEFTVQTDTVQTDQTQTAAGQTEPVCVTVSVNRDGRTGAASTEKCVDPGAFDR
- a CDS encoding PP2C family protein-serine/threonine phosphatase; translated protein: MTQIGQGSPSHTIALPAVKKSVTLAWSALTDVGHRREVNEDSLVTAWPVFAVADGMGGHSAGDVASKAVVTRLAELGGTPTTTAESLNQALALAVDDMKAGEGVTDLGTGTTVTGVALAIVSDAAQLIAFNIGDSRVYQLTSGVLEQVTIDHSVVQELVDAGRITREEADVHPHGNVITRAVGFHEPPVPDYRILPLHEGLRILVCSDGLTKELTAYGIRHFLMSNPNADDAVAALVTAALENGGRDNVTAIVLDVLAVDDITDDAPGA
- a CDS encoding FHA domain-containing protein produces the protein MQLGRVGGQTAPGESAEWTFVVGRGFLVVLPVGTPTPVVAALHGLAAQTIVPIEDLVALIPLGSPDDVDSFAVIVPGVRPESTPAPDGPPHDGIPVHALVRGAIAVDVFSIGGSRRFTDRNIRPWLLAEFQAVTGLVIGSPLAAVARSHQLGAGRVLGEGIDAGDTLFWSVAGRGAGAADTVLRPRRIVDDTVLLTRTGDPDERRAAAPLTGTGDEAETHDPTVGPTADRTVDSSADPAAAPTGPCGIRLATGREARLDRVYRIGRSPRTRRILAGEVLELVTVDSPNALVSASHLEIRQAGTAVVLTDLGSTNGTLVRFARGRTQRLRSGASLTVLPGTTVDIGEGNLIEILPAG